Proteins co-encoded in one Candidatus Zixiibacteriota bacterium genomic window:
- a CDS encoding glycogen/starch/alpha-glucan phosphorylase yields the protein MAADAVSDLQESIWRHARYSLGKAWCDLSPRDLFTAVALAVRDRMVNRFLETEERYRHRDPKRLYYLSIEFLPGRFLESSLLNLGIREVCRQALSNLGADLEAVEESEADPALGNGGLGRLGACFLESLASLGMPGYGYGIHYEYGLFQQEIDNGYQREKPDNWLAQGNPWEIARPDEACLVPVYGRIEHGVDRRGAYNPMWMDWKLLVGMPYDMFIAGYGGRTVNFLRLYAARASRDFDMQIFNDGDYFKAVEQKIASETISKVLYPSDAVVSGQELRLVQEYFLVACAVRDIVRRFERGHASFHEFPAKVAIQLNDTHPALAVAELMRLLVDEKNLPWEEAWRITQASLAYTNHTLAPEALEKWPVPLLEHVLPRHLQVIYEINRRFLEQVAAACPEDPERLRRMSLIEESTPKQVRMAHLAVVGSHSVNGVSAMHTGLVTTSLLPDFYRLWPERFNNKTNGIAHRRWLLQANPGLAGLIRAAIGDGWITDPCRLRELEAWAADAGFQADFRRVKRSNKEKLAKIIEESSRIKADPESLFDIQVKRIHAYKRQLLNVMHIVDEYLSLIDEGRRPAVPRTYVFAGKAAPGYWVAKQIIKLIHNVGRVINADSRAAEWIKVAFIPDYRVSLAERIIPAGDLSEQISTAGSEASGTSNMKFALNGALTIGTLDGANGEILAEVGAENMFIFGLRIEEVRKLLQDRSYRPWDHYRSDPRVKRVVDAFRSSLFCPEEPHLFEWIYRYLLDENDEYFHLADLPAYLRTHEAIGKAYNDRASWTRKAILNVARIGRFSSDRAVREYARDIWGIEEA from the coding sequence GTGGCGGCTGACGCGGTATCCGATCTCCAGGAATCCATCTGGCGTCACGCCAGATACTCGCTGGGAAAGGCCTGGTGCGATCTTTCCCCGCGCGACCTTTTTACGGCCGTCGCGCTGGCGGTCCGGGATCGGATGGTGAACCGCTTTCTGGAAACCGAAGAGCGGTATCGCCACAGAGATCCCAAGCGGCTCTATTATCTCTCGATCGAGTTTCTGCCAGGGCGGTTTCTCGAAAGCAGTCTCCTCAATCTCGGTATTCGCGAGGTGTGCCGCCAGGCCCTGAGCAATCTGGGAGCCGATCTGGAAGCGGTGGAGGAAAGCGAGGCGGATCCTGCTTTGGGCAATGGAGGCCTGGGGCGGCTGGGAGCTTGTTTCCTCGAATCGCTCGCCAGCCTGGGGATGCCCGGGTACGGTTACGGCATCCATTACGAATACGGTCTTTTCCAGCAGGAGATCGACAACGGGTACCAGCGGGAAAAGCCGGACAACTGGCTCGCCCAGGGCAATCCCTGGGAGATCGCCCGCCCCGACGAAGCCTGCCTGGTGCCGGTTTACGGCCGGATCGAACATGGCGTCGATCGCCGGGGCGCGTACAACCCCATGTGGATGGACTGGAAACTCCTGGTCGGAATGCCCTACGACATGTTCATCGCAGGCTATGGAGGGCGAACGGTCAATTTCCTGCGGCTCTATGCGGCACGCGCGTCGCGCGATTTCGACATGCAGATCTTCAACGACGGCGACTATTTCAAGGCGGTGGAGCAGAAGATCGCGTCGGAAACCATCTCCAAGGTGCTCTATCCGTCCGACGCAGTGGTTTCGGGCCAGGAGCTGCGCCTCGTCCAGGAGTATTTTCTCGTCGCTTGCGCCGTCCGCGACATCGTCCGGAGATTCGAGCGGGGCCACGCGAGCTTCCATGAATTCCCCGCCAAGGTCGCCATTCAGCTGAACGACACGCACCCGGCCCTGGCGGTCGCGGAGTTGATGCGGCTGCTGGTCGACGAGAAAAATCTTCCCTGGGAGGAAGCCTGGCGGATCACGCAGGCGAGCCTCGCCTATACGAATCACACGCTCGCGCCGGAGGCCCTGGAGAAATGGCCGGTCCCGCTGCTCGAGCACGTCCTCCCACGCCATCTGCAAGTCATCTACGAGATCAACCGCCGCTTCCTGGAACAGGTGGCGGCCGCCTGCCCGGAGGACCCGGAGCGGCTGAGGCGGATGTCGCTCATCGAAGAATCCACGCCCAAACAGGTGCGCATGGCCCACTTAGCGGTTGTCGGAAGCCATTCGGTCAACGGGGTTTCGGCCATGCATACGGGCCTGGTCACGACGTCGCTGCTGCCGGATTTTTACCGCCTCTGGCCGGAACGATTCAACAACAAGACCAATGGGATCGCGCATCGCCGGTGGCTTCTGCAGGCCAACCCGGGACTGGCAGGGCTCATCCGTGCCGCCATCGGCGACGGATGGATAACGGATCCGTGCCGACTGCGGGAGCTCGAGGCCTGGGCAGCGGACGCCGGCTTCCAGGCGGATTTTCGCAGGGTCAAGCGCTCGAACAAGGAGAAGCTGGCGAAAATCATCGAGGAAAGCTCGCGGATCAAGGCGGACCCCGAATCCCTCTTCGATATCCAGGTCAAGCGCATTCACGCTTACAAGCGACAGTTGCTCAACGTGATGCACATCGTCGACGAATACCTGTCGTTGATCGACGAAGGTCGCCGACCGGCGGTGCCGCGGACGTATGTCTTCGCCGGAAAGGCCGCGCCCGGGTACTGGGTCGCCAAACAGATTATTAAACTGATCCACAACGTGGGCCGCGTCATCAACGCGGACTCGCGCGCCGCAGAATGGATCAAGGTCGCGTTTATCCCGGACTACCGGGTCTCGCTGGCGGAACGAATCATCCCGGCCGGCGATCTCAGCGAGCAGATCTCGACGGCGGGAAGCGAAGCGTCCGGAACCAGTAACATGAAGTTCGCTCTCAACGGAGCGCTCACCATCGGAACGCTGGACGGCGCCAACGGCGAAATCCTGGCCGAAGTCGGCGCGGAGAACATGTTCATCTTCGGATTGAGGATCGAGGAGGTGCGAAAATTGCTCCAGGACAGGTCCTATCGCCCGTGGGATCACTATCGGAGCGACCCGCGGGTCAAACGCGTGGTCGATGCGTTTCGTTCCAGCTTGTTCTGCCCGGAAGAACCGCACCTTTTCGAATGGATTTACCGGTATCTCCTGGACGAGAACGACGAGTATTTTCACCTGGCGGATCTGCCCGCCTACCTGCGAACGCACGAAGCGATCGGCAAAGCGTACAACGACCGGGCGAGCTGGACGCGCAAGGCGATCCTGAACGTCGCGCGAATCGGCAGGTTCTCGAGCGACCGGGCCGTCCGGGAATATGCCCGCGATATCTGGGGGATAGAAGAAGCCTAG
- a CDS encoding STAS domain-containing protein — MTERKTATMEIAVEKIGDVAVAELRVEELDAGNAAEFKREIAPLLEAHTKLVIDLGRLRFTDSSGLGAFISCLRKLNAKGGDLKLCRMSKQVRAVFELVRMHRVFEIFDTREKAVQAFRA; from the coding sequence ATGACGGAAAGGAAGACCGCCACAATGGAGATCGCCGTGGAAAAAATCGGGGACGTGGCCGTTGCCGAATTGCGGGTCGAGGAGCTCGACGCAGGCAATGCGGCGGAGTTCAAGCGCGAGATCGCACCCTTGCTGGAGGCCCATACCAAGCTCGTTATCGATCTGGGGCGGCTTCGGTTCACGGATAGCTCCGGACTCGGGGCTTTCATTTCCTGTCTGCGAAAGTTGAACGCCAAGGGCGGCGACCTGAAGCTGTGCCGGATGTCGAAGCAAGTCCGGGCGGTTTTCGAGCTGGTGCGCATGCACCGGGTGTTCGAAATTTTCGACACCAGGGAGAAAGCGGTCCAGGCGTTTCGCGCCTGA
- a CDS encoding DnaJ C-terminal domain-containing protein, whose protein sequence is MLGVPRDADQATIKDAFRRLALRYHPDRCKEPDAEERFKEIAEAYAVLNDPKKRREYDAAGFAGVAGFTPEDLFGGIDLEDLFGGLGFDFGFGGEGLFGRFFRPRRPGPARGENIEITIEVPLERIASGGRERVRIRRPQTCPTCRGSGARPGTQPRRCATCGGSGRQVASRRDAGVTIQQITTCPGCGGRGEVIDQRCPECDGRRQVEREETLTVNIPAGVEEGMALRIPGHGFPSRDPRGEPGDLFVIVQTAPDTRFEREGINLWHRKEISIPDAVLGTTVEVPSLDGRLKVTIPPGTQPNSVLRLRGKGLPEFGGKRRGDLFVRVEVRVPERLGAEERKLWERLRALAEKEKHESIHR, encoded by the coding sequence GTGCTCGGGGTTCCCCGAGACGCCGACCAGGCGACGATCAAGGACGCCTTCCGGCGGCTTGCGCTGCGCTATCACCCGGACCGTTGCAAAGAGCCCGACGCGGAGGAGCGTTTCAAGGAGATCGCCGAGGCGTACGCGGTGCTCAACGATCCGAAGAAGCGCCGCGAATACGACGCCGCCGGCTTTGCGGGCGTCGCCGGCTTCACGCCCGAGGATCTCTTCGGCGGGATCGACCTGGAGGATCTCTTCGGCGGTCTGGGATTCGATTTCGGGTTCGGCGGGGAAGGACTGTTCGGGCGCTTTTTCCGCCCGCGGCGGCCGGGTCCGGCGCGGGGCGAGAACATCGAGATCACCATCGAGGTGCCGCTCGAACGCATCGCGTCCGGCGGGCGCGAACGGGTCCGCATCCGCCGGCCGCAGACCTGCCCGACGTGCCGGGGTTCGGGCGCCAGGCCCGGCACGCAGCCCAGGCGCTGCGCGACTTGCGGCGGCAGCGGCCGCCAGGTCGCTTCCCGCAGGGACGCGGGCGTCACCATCCAGCAGATCACCACCTGTCCCGGCTGCGGCGGGCGGGGAGAGGTGATCGATCAGCGCTGTCCGGAATGTGACGGGCGGAGGCAGGTCGAACGCGAAGAGACGCTTACGGTCAACATTCCCGCGGGAGTGGAGGAGGGAATGGCGCTGCGCATCCCGGGCCATGGGTTTCCAAGCCGGGACCCGCGCGGCGAGCCTGGCGACCTGTTCGTCATCGTTCAAACCGCGCCCGACACGCGGTTCGAGCGCGAGGGGATCAATCTTTGGCACCGGAAGGAGATCTCGATCCCCGACGCGGTGCTGGGAACCACCGTCGAGGTGCCGAGTCTCGACGGCAGGTTGAAAGTGACCATTCCTCCGGGCACGCAGCCGAACAGCGTGCTCAGGCTCAGGGGAAAGGGGCTTCCCGAGTTCGGCGGCAAGAGGCGGGGGGATCTCTTCGTCCGCGTCGAGGTCCGCGTGCCCGAGCGGCTCGGCGCGGAAGAGCGCAAGCTGTGGGAGCGCCTGCGCGCCCTCGCCGAAAAGGAAAAACACGAGAGCATCCACCGGTGA
- a CDS encoding SpoIIE family protein phosphatase translates to MTVRRLIQDRVTGYLCAVLAIGAVTAVYAPLRGRIHDATVALTLVLVVLFMATLWGRGPGVLAAVLGVFSYNYFLLPATYGIYSFTIADPHNWIALAAFIITASTVGHLSVAEKRREAETRRLARLQAAVAELGQRALLDGNVWDEAVAAVARALDVEYCGVLELLPDGEGLILRWGVGWKEGLVGRATVPSGAGSQAGLALLSDEPVIIEDLRAAGPVHGAQLFHDHGVVSGMSVVISTREGPYGVLAAHTKQRRKFTNDEINFLRSVAHVLGATIEHRQAEEALRASEANLNRAQEVAHIGSWHLDITRNRLTWSDEVFRIFGIPPGTPLAYEDFLRMVHPEDRESVDRAWTAAMRGAAYDIEHRILCNGQLKWVRERAKVEFDESGNPVEGIGTVQDITELKQAEEAIRTLLREQAAAAELKAAREREIEIGHRIQQMLLLDQPPADVPGLRMAAVTIPSQRIDGDFYLFIRHPDDRLDVVVGDVMGKGIPAALLSAATKSHFIKALAHLTALSRNGGLPEPKEIVTVAHAELVRHLIELENFVTLCYARLDLNKRRLDLVDCGHTGLIHWHAATGICETVHGNNLPLGIREGETYDQIGVPFETGDLLLFYSDGVTETRNLAGELFGIDRLLQCVTMHGGLEPEALLETIRRATSAFSQPGQPADDLTCVAIRIEEAQTALARAALEIRSDFKELRRARGFVRDFCYGCPGSPLGEDEIAALELAVNEAACNIMKHAYHGRTGERIDLEAEAFPSRVSVRLRHLGDPFDPSAVSPPALNGSQESGFGIYLITHSVDEVRYYRDERGRHCIALTKGRAS, encoded by the coding sequence GTGACGGTTCGGCGGCTGATCCAGGACAGGGTCACGGGCTACCTCTGTGCGGTCCTCGCCATTGGGGCGGTCACCGCCGTCTATGCGCCGCTTCGCGGAAGAATCCACGACGCGACCGTGGCCCTGACATTGGTGCTGGTCGTGCTTTTCATGGCGACCCTGTGGGGTCGAGGGCCGGGCGTGCTGGCCGCCGTGCTCGGGGTGTTTTCCTATAACTATTTCCTGTTGCCGGCCACCTATGGCATCTACAGCTTCACGATCGCGGACCCTCACAACTGGATCGCGCTCGCAGCCTTCATCATCACAGCATCGACGGTCGGACATCTTTCGGTCGCCGAAAAACGGCGGGAGGCCGAAACGAGGCGGCTGGCGCGCCTGCAAGCCGCCGTGGCGGAGCTCGGACAGCGCGCCCTTCTCGATGGCAACGTGTGGGATGAAGCGGTCGCCGCCGTCGCCCGCGCCCTGGACGTCGAGTACTGCGGGGTGCTGGAGCTGCTCCCGGACGGCGAAGGCTTGATCCTGCGATGGGGCGTGGGCTGGAAAGAGGGTCTGGTCGGGCGCGCCACGGTACCCTCGGGCGCCGGCTCACAGGCCGGCCTTGCGCTGCTTTCCGACGAACCGGTCATTATCGAGGATTTGCGCGCGGCAGGGCCTGTGCATGGAGCGCAACTGTTTCACGACCACGGGGTGGTCAGCGGCATGAGCGTTGTCATCTCCACAAGGGAAGGCCCCTACGGCGTTCTCGCCGCCCATACGAAGCAACGGCGCAAATTCACGAACGATGAAATCAACTTCCTGCGGTCGGTCGCCCACGTCCTCGGCGCGACGATCGAACACCGGCAGGCCGAGGAAGCCCTGCGCGCGAGCGAGGCCAACCTGAACCGGGCGCAAGAAGTGGCGCACATCGGAAGCTGGCATCTGGACATCACCCGCAACCGGCTGACGTGGTCCGATGAAGTTTTTCGCATTTTCGGCATACCCCCGGGGACCCCTCTTGCCTATGAAGATTTTCTCCGGATGGTTCATCCCGAAGACCGAGAATCCGTCGACAGGGCATGGACGGCGGCCATGCGCGGTGCGGCGTACGACATCGAGCACCGCATTCTCTGCAACGGCCAATTGAAATGGGTCCGGGAAAGGGCGAAGGTCGAATTCGACGAGTCCGGCAACCCCGTGGAAGGCATCGGCACGGTGCAGGACATCACCGAGCTCAAACAGGCGGAGGAAGCGATCCGCACGCTGCTGCGCGAGCAGGCGGCCGCGGCCGAGCTCAAGGCCGCCCGGGAGCGGGAGATCGAGATCGGTCACAGGATCCAGCAGATGTTGCTGCTCGATCAACCGCCGGCCGACGTGCCCGGGCTGCGAATGGCCGCCGTGACGATTCCGTCCCAGCGGATCGACGGGGATTTCTACCTTTTCATCAGACACCCGGATGACCGCCTCGACGTGGTCGTCGGGGACGTCATGGGCAAGGGGATTCCGGCCGCGCTGCTGAGCGCCGCAACCAAGAGTCATTTCATCAAGGCCCTCGCCCACCTGACGGCTCTCTCCAGGAACGGCGGGCTTCCGGAGCCGAAAGAGATCGTAACCGTGGCCCATGCAGAGTTGGTCCGCCACCTGATCGAGCTCGAGAACTTCGTGACGCTCTGCTACGCGCGATTGGATCTGAACAAGCGCCGCCTGGACCTCGTCGACTGCGGACACACCGGGTTGATTCATTGGCACGCCGCTACGGGAATCTGCGAGACCGTGCACGGCAACAACCTGCCTCTCGGAATTCGGGAAGGAGAAACCTACGACCAGATCGGCGTTCCGTTCGAAACCGGAGACCTGTTGCTTTTCTATTCGGACGGGGTGACCGAAACCCGCAACCTGGCGGGCGAGCTGTTCGGCATTGACCGCCTCCTCCAATGCGTTACGATGCATGGCGGGCTCGAACCCGAGGCCTTGCTCGAAACGATCCGCAGGGCGACCAGTGCTTTTTCCCAGCCGGGCCAGCCGGCCGATGACCTGACCTGCGTGGCGATCAGGATAGAGGAAGCGCAGACGGCTCTGGCGCGCGCCGCGCTGGAGATCCGCAGCGACTTCAAAGAGCTCAGGCGCGCGCGCGGATTCGTGCGCGACTTTTGCTACGGCTGTCCCGGTTCGCCGCTGGGCGAGGACGAGATCGCCGCGCTGGAGCTGGCGGTCAACGAGGCGGCCTGCAACATCATGAAGCACGCCTACCATGGCCGCACCGGCGAGCGAATCGACCTGGAGGCGGAAGCCTTCCCGAGCCGGGTCTCGGTCCGGCTGCGCCATCTGGGAGACCCGTTCGATCCTTCCGCCGTTTCGCCGCCGGCGCTGAACGGCTCGCAGGAGTCGGGGTTCGGGATCTACTTGATTACCCACAGTGTCGACGAGGTGAGGTACTATCGCGACGAGCGCGGCAGGCACTGCATAGCTCTGACAAAAGGCCGCGCTTCGTAG
- the dnaK gene encoding molecular chaperone DnaK gives MPIIGIDLGTSNSAAAVLRGGRPVIIPSAEGVSLGGKAFPSYVAVTADGQLLVGEPARRQAAANPEGTATAFKRKMGRREKIRLRDREFSPEQLSAFLLQKIKRDAEAFLGEPVTKAVVTVPAYFDDNQRSATKDACGIAGLEVVRLVNEPTAAALAYGLDRAGQELRIAVIDFGGGTLDVTIMEFGKGVFEVKATSGDTQLGGTDMNQRIFEALAERFQTETGIDLRQDRKAAARLLEAAEIAKIELSTSTTTRVSLPFIAAVHGEARHLDMELTRAELERLVRPVIERCRGPVEQALRDAGIQPKDIDRLVFVGGPTRMPCVRAYFEEIFGRKGEVGIDPMECVAWGAAIQAGVLAGEVGEILLVDVTPLTLGVETLGGVATPLIPRNTPIPVKRSEIFTTAADMQTAVTIHVFQGERPMAADNTSLGEFTLTGLPPAPRGVPKIEVTFDIDASGILNVSAKDMATGASQSIRITGSTRLSEAEKRRMIEEAERYAEADRKRREEAEKLNAADAIAYQGEKLLADFGDKLGAEQKSKIEAALRDLREALARRDATLATERSEALKRLLQEAGAALYAGVSAREARAESGPATGEARPSGSGPRGRVVDAEYKES, from the coding sequence ATGCCGATCATCGGAATCGACCTTGGTACCTCGAACTCGGCGGCCGCCGTGCTCCGCGGCGGCCGCCCGGTCATCATTCCAAGCGCGGAAGGCGTGAGCCTGGGAGGCAAGGCGTTCCCGAGCTACGTTGCGGTCACGGCTGACGGGCAGTTGCTCGTCGGCGAGCCCGCTCGGCGGCAGGCGGCGGCCAATCCGGAAGGAACCGCGACCGCCTTCAAGCGCAAGATGGGGCGGCGGGAGAAAATCCGGTTGCGCGACCGCGAATTCTCGCCGGAGCAACTCTCCGCTTTTTTGCTCCAGAAGATCAAACGCGACGCCGAGGCCTTTCTCGGCGAGCCCGTGACCAAGGCCGTCGTGACGGTCCCGGCCTACTTCGACGACAACCAGCGCAGCGCGACCAAGGATGCGTGCGGCATCGCAGGGCTGGAAGTGGTCCGGCTGGTGAACGAGCCGACGGCGGCGGCGCTGGCGTACGGTCTCGATCGCGCCGGGCAGGAGCTGCGCATCGCGGTGATCGACTTCGGCGGCGGGACGCTCGACGTCACGATCATGGAGTTCGGCAAGGGCGTCTTCGAGGTCAAGGCGACGAGCGGAGACACGCAGCTCGGCGGCACCGACATGAACCAGCGCATCTTCGAAGCGCTGGCGGAGCGCTTCCAGACCGAGACCGGCATCGACCTCCGGCAGGACCGGAAGGCGGCCGCGCGGCTCCTCGAGGCGGCGGAGATCGCGAAGATCGAGCTGTCCACCAGCACCACCACGCGCGTGAGCCTTCCGTTCATCGCCGCCGTTCACGGCGAAGCCCGCCACCTCGACATGGAGCTTACCCGGGCCGAGTTGGAGCGGCTGGTGCGGCCCGTGATCGAGCGCTGTCGGGGGCCGGTCGAGCAGGCGTTGCGCGACGCCGGAATTCAGCCGAAGGACATCGACCGGCTGGTCTTCGTCGGCGGCCCGACCCGGATGCCGTGCGTCCGCGCCTACTTCGAGGAGATCTTCGGCAGAAAAGGAGAGGTCGGGATCGATCCCATGGAATGCGTGGCGTGGGGCGCCGCCATCCAGGCGGGCGTGCTCGCGGGAGAGGTTGGAGAGATTCTGCTGGTGGACGTCACGCCGCTCACGCTCGGCGTGGAAACCCTGGGCGGCGTGGCCACGCCGTTGATCCCGCGCAACACGCCGATTCCGGTGAAGCGCTCCGAGATCTTCACGACGGCGGCGGACATGCAGACAGCGGTGACGATCCACGTTTTTCAGGGCGAGCGACCGATGGCCGCGGACAATACGAGCCTCGGCGAGTTCACGCTGACGGGCCTGCCGCCGGCGCCGCGGGGCGTGCCCAAGATCGAGGTCACCTTCGACATCGACGCGAGCGGGATCCTCAACGTCTCCGCCAAGGACATGGCGACGGGAGCGTCGCAATCGATCCGCATCACCGGGTCGACGCGCCTCTCGGAAGCGGAGAAGCGGCGGATGATCGAAGAAGCCGAACGCTACGCCGAAGCGGACCGCAAGCGGCGCGAGGAGGCGGAAAAGCTCAACGCCGCCGACGCCATCGCGTATCAGGGCGAAAAACTGCTCGCCGATTTCGGGGACAAGCTCGGCGCGGAGCAAAAGAGCAAGATCGAGGCGGCGCTGCGCGATCTCCGCGAGGCCCTGGCGCGGCGCGACGCAACGCTCGCGACGGAGAGGTCCGAGGCGCTCAAGCGGCTCCTGCAGGAGGCGGGAGCCGCGCTCTACGCGGGAGTATCGGCGCGCGAGGCCAGGGCGGAGTCGGGGCCGGCGACCGGCGAGGCACGGCCCAGCGGCTCCGGGCCCCGCGGGCGTGTCGTCGACGCCGAGTACAAGGAGAGTTGA
- a CDS encoding DEAD/DEAH box helicase, with product MAASGSTAAPDLEDFVRAIRRDKRFGPEIAEYRYLPPAPPRYAELTVHERLRAVLSRAGIARLWSHQVEAIDAVRRGANVVVMTPTASGKSLVYNLPVAESILADREARALYLFPLKGLEQDQLQNLNELLAALDLQPAAVGRERAPLRAAEIYDGDTPSHRRAKIRARPPNVICSNPDMLHLALNAFHEKWADFFRHLKYVVIDEIHAYRGVFGSNAAHVFRRLRRICHFYGANPQFIACSATIANPRSLAEVLTGLPFREISESGAPQGGRHFFFINPTGSPYTEATHLLLACLHAGLRTIVFTKARKITELIYAWAAERAGPLAGRLSPYRAGFLPRERREIERRLFDGDLLGVISTSALELGVDIGGLDACILVGYPGTIASTWQRAGRAGRHREESVIFMVALRDALDQYFMRHPEAFFGKSVEAVVIDPRNPALLRKHLPCAAQEVYLRESDAVYDLPSIRPVIDELAAAGELVVGRRGDIWFSRRRRPQRNVSIRSIGEPFSIVLEDGTRIGEVSGARVCREAHPGAIYLHHGRHFRVMRLDFKARKAICREVDVQYYTQALSREEMEILAEAWRLPLGRATVRWGSLRLTHRVVGYDRRGLFDGERLSRHELSLPESRFDTEGLWVPLDGAATRAIESNGYDLTGALHAAEHAAIKCLPLFAVCDKGDIGGLSYPLYPPLSQPTIFIYDGYEGGIGLTRRAMEVLREWLEATRHLLRECDCEDGCPSCVQDPQCGSGNEPLDKRGAIFLLDRWLPPG from the coding sequence ATGGCTGCATCCGGCTCCACGGCCGCGCCCGACTTGGAGGACTTTGTCCGGGCCATCAGGCGCGACAAGCGTTTCGGCCCGGAGATCGCGGAGTACCGCTACCTTCCGCCCGCGCCGCCGCGCTACGCCGAGCTCACGGTGCACGAGCGGTTGCGCGCAGTGCTTTCCAGGGCCGGCATCGCCCGCCTGTGGAGTCACCAGGTCGAAGCCATCGACGCGGTCCGCCGCGGCGCCAACGTGGTGGTGATGACGCCGACCGCCAGCGGCAAGAGCCTGGTCTATAACCTGCCGGTGGCCGAGTCGATCCTGGCCGATCGCGAGGCGCGCGCTCTCTATCTCTTTCCGCTCAAGGGCCTGGAGCAGGACCAGTTGCAGAACCTCAACGAGCTGCTCGCGGCGCTCGATCTGCAACCCGCCGCGGTCGGCAGGGAGCGTGCGCCGCTTCGTGCCGCGGAAATCTACGACGGCGACACTCCGTCCCATCGTCGTGCCAAGATCCGTGCGCGGCCGCCGAACGTGATTTGCAGCAACCCCGATATGCTGCATCTGGCGCTCAACGCTTTCCATGAAAAGTGGGCGGACTTCTTCCGACATCTGAAGTATGTCGTCATCGACGAGATCCATGCCTACCGGGGCGTTTTCGGGTCGAATGCGGCCCACGTCTTCCGGCGGCTGCGTCGCATCTGCCATTTCTACGGCGCGAACCCGCAGTTCATCGCCTGCTCGGCGACCATCGCCAATCCGCGATCGCTCGCCGAAGTCCTGACAGGCCTTCCCTTTCGGGAGATCAGCGAAAGCGGCGCGCCCCAGGGCGGGAGGCATTTCTTCTTCATCAATCCGACGGGCAGCCCTTACACGGAAGCGACGCATCTGCTGCTCGCCTGCCTCCATGCGGGGCTCCGCACCATCGTCTTCACCAAGGCGCGCAAGATCACGGAATTGATCTACGCGTGGGCGGCCGAGCGCGCCGGCCCGCTCGCCGGCAGGCTCAGTCCCTATCGGGCGGGCTTTCTCCCGCGTGAACGCCGCGAGATCGAGCGGCGACTGTTTGACGGCGACCTGCTCGGGGTGATCTCGACCAGCGCGCTCGAGCTCGGGGTGGACATCGGCGGGCTCGATGCCTGCATCCTGGTCGGCTACCCGGGAACGATCGCCAGCACCTGGCAGCGAGCGGGACGCGCGGGCCGCCACCGGGAGGAATCAGTGATTTTCATGGTCGCGCTGCGTGACGCGCTCGATCAGTACTTCATGCGCCATCCCGAGGCCTTCTTCGGCAAGAGCGTGGAAGCGGTCGTGATCGACCCCCGCAATCCAGCGCTCCTCAGAAAGCACCTGCCCTGCGCCGCCCAGGAAGTCTATCTGCGCGAGAGCGACGCCGTTTACGATCTTCCCTCGATCCGCCCCGTGATCGACGAGCTCGCCGCCGCGGGCGAGCTCGTCGTCGGCAGGCGGGGCGACATCTGGTTTTCGCGAAGGCGGCGTCCCCAGCGCAATGTCAGCATTCGCTCGATCGGCGAGCCGTTCAGCATCGTGCTCGAGGACGGCACGCGCATCGGCGAGGTGAGCGGCGCCCGCGTGTGTCGTGAGGCCCATCCGGGGGCGATCTATCTTCATCACGGCAGGCACTTCCGCGTCATGCGGCTCGATTTTAAAGCCAGGAAGGCGATCTGCAGGGAAGTGGACGTGCAGTATTACACCCAGGCCCTCAGCCGCGAAGAGATGGAAATCCTCGCCGAGGCATGGCGACTACCGCTCGGACGCGCTACGGTCCGCTGGGGGTCGCTGCGCCTGACCCATCGGGTAGTTGGCTACGACAGGCGCGGGCTGTTCGACGGCGAGCGGCTGTCTCGCCATGAGCTCAGCCTGCCGGAAAGCCGTTTCGACACCGAAGGGCTCTGGGTGCCGCTCGACGGAGCGGCGACCCGTGCGATCGAATCGAACGGCTACGACCTCACGGGCGCGCTGCACGCGGCCGAGCACGCCGCGATCAAGTGCCTGCCGCTCTTCGCCGTGTGCGACAAGGGCGACATCGGAGGTCTGAGCTATCCCCTGTACCCGCCGCTTTCGCAGCCGACGATCTTCATCTACGACGGCTACGAAGGCGGCATCGGGCTCACCCGCCGCGCCATGGAAGTGCTGCGCGAGTGGCTGGAAGCGACGCGCCACCTGCTTCGAGAATGCGACTGCGAGGACGGTTGCCCGTCCTGCGTCCAGGATCCCCAGTGCGGCTCGGGCAACGAGCCGCTGGACAAGCGAGGCGCAATATTCCTGCTCGATCGCTGGCTGCCGCCCGGGTGA